One Drosophila santomea strain STO CAGO 1482 chromosome 4, Prin_Dsan_1.1, whole genome shotgun sequence DNA window includes the following coding sequences:
- the LOC120454923 gene encoding transcription initiation factor TFIID subunit 3 isoform X6, producing the protein MVPLLPLLQFPPRPGLIPTGPGLFPAVSGLVGFGNHGNTVPISPFIEYPGPEGSAADTARCPPIKDSTVADTAQYLSRSSTQTDLQMDRNYCNVAPLVPDSMKFTECKSVSCASTSLEKPSAQATSKMNTKPLKQASGDPDDPIEVSDDSDESLHNRQMVQRKPPISCPTYTSFAESQTSSIISATFIGEEKSNMELRNINSNESIKKFKKPVKLSFPDVKSVTHTPSPPSFSQFNLPNFMGGDKFSLAGGADLIPLSRTSSSANSSKIAPFSSLGESNTLPNQMKISEEHHILSTFSNYDDITITPTGLTALEPKMRKHHKKLKKVKEGKIKKKKEKKDKSKRKDRFGLPSFKSDRKIKANDKRQKKEKKKDKDKQILVHIPDDKKEFTKVPLTNIVEPVLKSSSMTINPPLGGTSGMSPKLPQSPNQIPKLTLKLSGKPTLFSSSENEMTDAGKLKQTTIFPLGKKDRERDTSPELARFSPLVTGPPKNKQSDTLLLGNCSSTALPVPSTTALRNAQLPINQSSSNSAGWLSNPSNCNAASSTLSASSVLLPQQLMLAPNTIMNNFVQVIGNSTGTVSKSALCGSPLNISEENANAMQITEPSRPSSYVDAEGNRIWICPACGKVDDGSAMIGCDGCDAWYHWICVGITFAPKDNDDWFCRVCATKKTIHGSEKKKRRNKKK; encoded by the exons ATGGTCCCGTTGCTTCCACTATTGCAATTTCCACCACGACCTGGTCTTATTCCTACTGGGCCTGGGCTTTTTCCTGCAGTCTCTGGTTTGGTCGGCTTTGGGAATCACGGTAACACAGTCCCTATTTCACCGTTCATAGAGTATCCTGGACCAGAAGGATCAGCCGCGGATACTGCTCGATGTCCACCAATTAAGGATTCTACTG ttGCTGATACTGCTCAATATCTGAGCCGATCTTCCACGCAAACTGACTTGCAAATGGATCGAAACTACTGTAACGTTGCTCCATTAGTACCCGACTCAATGAAATTTACTGAGT GTAAAAGCGTATCTTGTGCCAGCACTAGCTTAGAAAAACCATCTGCACAGGCTACAAGCAAAATGAACACGAAACCACTTAAACAGGCTTCTGGAGATCCTGATGATCCGATAGAGGTTTCCGATGATTCCGATGAATCATTGCACAACAGGCAGATGGTTCAAAGAAAACCTCCAATATCATGTCCAACTTATACCAGCTTCGCAGAATCACAGACCTCCTCTATCATTTCAGCTACATTTATTGGTGAAGAAAAGTCCAACATGGAACTAAGGAATATAAACTCTAAcgaatcaattaaaaaatttaagaagCCTGTTAAACTGAGCTTTCCCGATGTAAAAAGCGTAACCCACACGCCATCACCACCTTCATTTTCGCAATTTAACTTGCCAAATTTTATGGGTGGTGACAAGTTCAGTTTAGCTGGGGGTGCAGATCTTATTCCTTTGTCGAGAACGAGTAGTTCGGCAAATTCCTCCAAAATAGCGCCATTCAGTAGCTTAGGTGAAAGCAATACTTTACCgaatcaaatgaaaatttcaGAAGAGCACCATATTTTGTCTACATTTTCTAACTATGACGACATTACAATAACACCAACTGGATTGACGGCGTTGGAACCAAAAATGCGCAAACATCATAAAAAGCTAAAAAAGGTGAAagaagggaaaataaaaaaaaaaaaagagaagaaagaCAAATCAAAGAGAAAGGATCGTTTTGGTTTACCTTCTTTTAAATCCGACCGAAAAATAAAGGCCAATGataaaaggcaaaaaaaagaaaagaaaaaggatAAAGATAAGCAG ATTTTAGTCCATATACCAGATGACAAAAAAGAATTTACCAAGGTGCCTTTGACTAATATCGTTGAACCTGTATTGAAATCAAGTTCCATGACAATAAATCCACCGTTAGGTGGTACAAGTGGAATGTCTCCAAAGTTACCGCAGTCTCCAAATCAAATACCCAAACTTACACTGAAACTTAGTGGAAAACCTACATTATTTTCGTCTTCAGAAAATGAGATGACAGATGCAGGGAAACTAAAGCAAACAACTATTTTTCCTTTAGGAAAGAAGGACCGTGAACGGGATACTTCTCCGGAGCTTGCTCGTTTTTCCCCATTGGTCACCGGGCcgccaaaaaacaaacaat CTGATACACTGCTTTTAGGAAACTGCTCTTCGACAGCCTTACCAGTACCTTCCACAACAGCGCTGCGTAACGCTCAACTTCCTATTAATCAAAGCTCATCCAATTCTGCCGGTTGGTTATCAAACCCTAGTAACTGCAATGCTGCCTCTTCCACGCTTTCGGCTAGTTCTGTTTTATTACCACAACAATTGATGTTGGCGCCTAATACGATCATGAATAACTTTGTTCAAGTGATAGGCAACAGTACAGGAACAGTGTCAAAAAGTGCATTATGTGGTTCTCCGTTAAATATATCTgaagaaaatgcaaatgcaatgcaaattacGGAACCAAGTCGTCCATCGTCATATGTTGACGCCGAGGGTAACCGTATATGGATTTGCCCCGCTTGTGGAAAGGTTGACGATGGATCTGCAATGATTGGATGTGACGGATGCGACGCATGGTATCATTG GATTTGTGTTGGAATAACCTTTGCACCGAAGGACAACGACGATTGGTTCTGTCGCGTttgtgcaacaaaaaaaacaattcatgggtctgaaaaaaaaaagagacgaaacaaaaaaaagtga